In Synechococcus sp. KORDI-100, a single window of DNA contains:
- a CDS encoding alpha/beta fold hydrolase, with product MTEPLLLIHPVGVGLSSRFWERFRRSWRDRDESRLLLAPDLLGCGEAPMQKRAITVEDWVAPLEQQLRALDDGPVVLVSQGASLPIALSLIERAPDLVSRLVTISPPGWRVLSEPFSLQRAQQLWGVLFSGPIGSLFYRYARRRAFLRSFSEKNLFAEPESVDEEWLSTLEQGSAPMASRWAVFSFLAGFWRGNWEPQLCSLSIPVLVVFGRDATGIGRSRRWDDADERIATFKSKLPRAEIRTISGRNVLPFESAEACVETLQSWLC from the coding sequence ATGACTGAACCACTGTTGCTGATTCATCCAGTTGGCGTTGGTTTGTCGTCGAGGTTTTGGGAGCGCTTCCGCCGGAGCTGGCGGGACCGAGACGAATCCCGGCTGCTGCTGGCCCCCGACCTGCTTGGTTGTGGCGAAGCGCCGATGCAAAAACGGGCGATTACTGTCGAGGACTGGGTTGCTCCACTGGAACAGCAGCTGCGGGCGCTAGATGACGGACCGGTGGTACTCGTGAGCCAGGGCGCCTCACTGCCGATCGCCCTGTCGCTGATCGAGCGGGCACCGGATCTTGTGAGCCGGTTGGTGACGATCAGTCCCCCCGGCTGGAGGGTACTCAGCGAGCCGTTTTCTCTGCAGCGGGCCCAGCAGCTCTGGGGCGTGCTGTTCAGCGGGCCGATCGGTAGCCTGTTCTATCGCTACGCCAGGCGACGAGCGTTTCTGCGTTCCTTCTCTGAGAAAAACCTGTTCGCTGAACCAGAGTCCGTCGATGAGGAATGGCTGTCCACCTTGGAGCAGGGATCGGCACCCATGGCCAGCCGCTGGGCAGTGTTCTCCTTCCTGGCGGGGTTCTGGCGAGGCAACTGGGAGCCCCAGCTGTGCAGCCTGTCGATTCCTGTGCTGGTGGTGTTTGGGCGAGATGCCACCGGCATCGGTCGTTCCAGGCGTTGGGATGACGCGGACGAGCGGATCGCCACGTTCAAAAGCAAACTGCCGCGGGCTGAGATCCGAACGATCTCCGGCCGCAATGTACTCCCGTTCGAATCAGCTGAAGCCTGTGTGGAGACTTTGCAGAGCTGGCTT